A single region of the Brachypodium distachyon strain Bd21 chromosome 3, Brachypodium_distachyon_v3.0, whole genome shotgun sequence genome encodes:
- the LOC104583922 gene encoding BTB/POZ and MATH domain-containing protein 2-like: protein MGFLRMWDRTAQAEIPASQSVSRFRLRGDEATLVCERSEDEFISVFLCCLGDDTAAEDPDGVDKPPVAVRAQFCFSFIDQTELRAKFNRDCKICDFYPGDDNSHGGYRFMRRNVLERSRHRKADSFVIRCDILVVEDQEEQNDMLTAVDKEEFTFEVGGMKIPAHRGVLAPRSTVFKQLLSAGNVLEAKDAVVKIDDTPPDVFDALIAFI from the exons ATGGGCTTTCTTCGCATGTGGGACAGGACAGCGCAGGCAGAGATTCCAGCCAGCCAGAGTGTGTCCAGA TTTAGACTGCGAGGAGACGAAGCTACACTTGTGTGTGAACGCTCCGAAGATGAGTTTATATCGGTTTTCCTTTGCTGCCTTGGGGATGATACGGCTGCTGAAGATCCGGACGGCGTGGACAAGCCGCCCGTGGCCGTCAGAGCTCAGTTTTGCTTCAGTTTCATTGACCAGACCGAGCTGCGAGCCAAATTCAACCGTGATTGCAAAATATGTGACTTCTATCCTGGTGACGACAATTCTCATGGTGGGTACAGATTCATGAGAAGGAATGTTTTGGAAAGATCGAGACACCGCAAGGCCGACAGCTTCGTCATCCGGTGCGATATCCTTGTCGTTGAGGATCAGGAGGAGCAGAATGACATGTTAACTGCCGTGGATAAGGAGGAGTTTACTTTTGAAGTTGGCGGCATGAAGATccctgcacaccgtggtgtgCTTGCACCTCGATCTACCGTTTTCAAGCAGCTACTCTCTGCAGGCAACGTTCTGGAGGCAAAGGATGCTGTCGTCAAGATAGATGACACTCCACCAGATGTGTTCGATGCCCTTATTGCCTTCATTTAA